In the genome of Fervidobacterium nodosum Rt17-B1, the window AGAAAATTAACTTTCAAAAAAAAGAAGTTAACATAGACTTGTTGGAGAAAAAATTAAGCATATCTAGTATAGAAACAAATATTATCTTGCAAATTAAAATCAAAAATACAAAACTCTTGTTGAAAAAATATATATCTTTCAAATCAAATTTCTTGGGAAATTTATCTTTTTGTTTTTATTTACCTTGTGAATATGTGGAGAAAGAAAAAATACTCAACGCTGTTAAAGCTTTGAGAGAGAAATATGATATATCTAAATTGAAATTCTATGCATATTACAAAGATATCCCTCTTGGAATAGCAAAAAATATAAGAATAGCTAATTCAAAAAAACTCTTTGTTTTGTACGATATAGAAAAAATAAGGAAAAGCAAAGGTGAATTAAAAAACATAATTGTTTTTAGATACGAAGACAAATATCTCTATTATTCTGTATAAATACTTTTGGATAAAAATAATTCAACAAAATCATACTTTGAGTTTTTTAATTACATTGCTAACATATTAGTAGTACAATCACTCCTTAAAAAATTCATTTTTTGAGTTATATTTATATATTCTATGTCAAAGAAAATAATTTTAACCTTTATTTAACATCATTATGGTAGTTATAATTTAGCATTCGTGTGAAAATATGGATAGTTATTATCTATTTTTATTTCCAGCAAAAGTTAAATATGAGCTATTTTCTTAATGATGCTGTTAACTAGTAGTGATGATGGAAGCTAAAGCTGTAATCATCTCATTTTCGTTCTCATATAACTTGCATAGGTTCCTTACTACACAAAAACCATTTACATAGTACCGTATGTTGCTAAATTTCTTGAAGCTCCTTTTCGCCCTAACAAACATCTTAAATAACGAAAATTTCGATTCACATTCGTTGTTTTTACCTAGTCTTACTTCTCTGTGCTCAACATTATCAAAATTTAGTTTCACTGCTATCTCGTACGCTTTTAGTCCATCAGTTATTAACTCTATTTGGACTTCATCACCATGAACTTTAAATACATTCTCAAACTCAAAAAGCGAAATAACAGAAGATAACTTGATAATCCATTTGTAAATAGCGACATGAGAGACATTGATATTCAAGCAAGCTTTAATAGCACGAAGAGAAAGGTTGTATTTGAAGTACAAGATGAAAGCTTTGAGAATGATATAGATAGGGAAACGGAAGAATTTGAAAGGATGAAAGTTGAAAGGCACAGGCTGGGGAAGAGAAAGTGGAACAGAAGTTTTGAAGTTGCACTTTCTGCATCTGAAACGAACGAAATAACGGCGGATTTTGTAAATTTCCATGACATGGTTACAATGAACACAACGAGGGTAAGGGAAAGAAAAAAGTTTGTGTTTTTTGGTGAAAGAAAGTTTAAAATAACGCTTGCAATCTTTGCAAAAGAAGATTTGGTTTTTGAACTTATCATGACCGTTTTTGATGAAGTTAGAAGAGCCACAATGAGGGCATTTGAGTTGGACATTAACCATATCGGGATACCTCCTTATTGAGAGTATATTGGGGGGTGTCCCCTATTTAAGAAGATAATATGGTTTTTGAAATTTATCAATACCTTTGGTTAACAAAATCTTCTTAATTTTGGGAGGTGTGGTAGGTGAAATTGCTAACTTTTAAAGGTGGTGTACATCCACCTGAAAAGAAATATACAGAGCATGAAGAGATTCGAAAAGCACCACTTCCAGAAAAAGTTGTTGTCTTTATGGCTCAACATGCTGGCACTCCTGCAAAGCCTATAGTCGAAGTTGGTCAAGAGGTTAAGACAGGCCAAGTCATTGGTGAACCTCAAGGTGCTATTTCCGCATATGTTCATTCTCCCGTAACCGGAAAAGTGGTAAGCATAGCAAAAGTAAATAGTAACGTACATGGAATGGCTGTTGATGCCGTAACAATTGAACGAACTAGTGATGATGATTGGGAATTACTGCCAAAATTAGACTATCGATCTGCAACGAAAGAGGAATTACTAGATAATATCAAAAAAGCAGGTATTGTTGGACTCGGTGGAGCTATGTTCCCAACTCACGTTAAACTTAATCCACCAAAACCTGTTGACACACTTATTATTAATGGTGCCGAGTGTGAGCCATACTTAACAATTGACCACAGGGTTATGCTGGAAATGTCAGATGAAATTTTAATAGGTATTGAAATAGCAAAGAAAATTTTAGGGGTCAAAGAGGTTTACATTGGTATAGAAAATAACAAAAAAGATGCAATAGAATTATTGGAAAAAAAGTGGAATGGAAATGTCAAAGTTGCGGCATTAAAAACAAAGTATCCTCAAGGTGCTGAAAAACAGCTCATAAAAGCTATAACAGGAAGGGAAGTACCAAGTGGTGGTCTTCCTTCAGATGTTGGAGTAGTTGTTCAAAATGTTAGTACGATGTTAGCTATAAAAGAAGCAGTCGTTGATGGAAAACCTTTAATAGAAAGAGGGCTTACGCTAACTGGAGAGGGAGTAAAAGAAAAAGGCAATTGGTGGGTTAGAATAGGTACGCCAATTTCATGGATTATAGAAAAACTAGGTAACGGTTTTGTAGAAGGTTTACAGGAAGTTAAAGTACTTATGGGTGGACCTATGATGGGAATTCCAGTTTCGTCACTTGATACTCCTATATTAAAAGGAAATAATGGTTTAACGATCATAACAGAACAAAAAAGAGAATCAACAAACTGTATTAGGTGTTCTTACTGTGTACATGTCTGTCCAATGAATTTGCAACCGTACTTACTTGACTTACTATCAAGAAAGAAGAAATACGATGAAGCTGCTGCTATCGGGTTACTTGATTGTATTGAATGTGGTTCTTGTACTTACATCTGTCCAGCGAATGTTGAGCATGTTAAGTCAATAAAACTTGCTAAAAAAGTTTACCGCACATTGAGAGGTGGTAAAAAATGAAGCTTCTTACAACAAGCGCACCACATGTGAGAAATGAAGATTCAACAAGGAAGATAATGATAGATGTTTTGATAGCACTAGTACCTGCTGTTATTGGTGCAACTTACTTTTTCGGATTGTACGCGTTAGTACTATCTGTAATTGGTATGGTAAGTGCTGAACTGATTGAACTTTTTATAATGCGTGTTCTTAGGAAAGATAAATCTTTTGCTCCAAATGGGAGTGCTGCTGTCACTGGATTACTACTTGCTTTGAACGTTAGTGCCGCGACACCATGGTGGGTTTTACTTATTGGTGTAGTGTTTGCTATAGCAATCGTTAAGCATGCATTTGGTGGCTTAGGGCAAAATATATTCAACCCAGCTTTAGCTGCAAGAGTTTTCTTACTTATATCTTTCCCAACAGCAATGACTACATGGTATAAACCTATAACATCATTTACTGGATGGTATTCCGCAGATGTTCAAACGACTGCAACACCACTTGCTATTTTAAAATTACAAGGTTTCAGTAAAGTTATGGAATCAACATCCTATATAGATCTTATATTTGGAAATATAGGTGGTTGTATAGGTGAAACAAGTGCCATACTCCTACTCATTGGTTTTATTTACCTTGTACTTAGGGGAAGGATTAAAGTTGTTATTCCTGCTACTTATATTCTCACTGTTTTAGTGATGGCTTCTATTTTCTATGCAATTAACCCTGAAAAATTCGGTTCTCCAGTATTTCATCTCTTTGCTGGTGGTCTAATGCTTGGTGCTTTGTTCATGGCAACAGACATGGTTACAAGTCCTATGACGCTAAAAGGTCAAGCGATATTTGGTTTAGGATGCGGTTTACTTACAATGATAATTAGATACTTTGGTGGATATCCTGAGGGCGTATCTTTGTCCATACTTCTTATGAATGCTTTGGTACCTATGATTGATAGATACACCCAACCCAAAATCTTTGGGAGGCGAAAATCATGAAAAAAGAAACCTTAAAACTTAGCTTAACTCTCATGTTTTACACTTTAATAGCAGGAATAGCTCTTGCATTAGTTT includes:
- a CDS encoding DDE-type integrase/transposase/recombinase — protein: MVNVQLKCPHCGSSNFIKNGHDKFKNQIFFCKDCKRYFKLSFTKKHKLFSFPYPRCVHCNHVMEIYKIRRYFVRFRCRKCNFKTSVPLSLPQPVPFNFHPFKFFRFPIYIILKAFILYFKYNLSLRAIKACLNINVSHVAIYKWIIKLSSVISLFEFENVFKVHGDEVQIELITDGLKAYEIAVKLNFDNVEHREVRLGKNNECESKFSLFKMFVRAKRSFKKFSNIRYYVNGFCVVRNLCKLYENENEMITALASIITTS
- the rsxC gene encoding electron transport complex subunit RsxC encodes the protein MKLLTFKGGVHPPEKKYTEHEEIRKAPLPEKVVVFMAQHAGTPAKPIVEVGQEVKTGQVIGEPQGAISAYVHSPVTGKVVSIAKVNSNVHGMAVDAVTIERTSDDDWELLPKLDYRSATKEELLDNIKKAGIVGLGGAMFPTHVKLNPPKPVDTLIINGAECEPYLTIDHRVMLEMSDEILIGIEIAKKILGVKEVYIGIENNKKDAIELLEKKWNGNVKVAALKTKYPQGAEKQLIKAITGREVPSGGLPSDVGVVVQNVSTMLAIKEAVVDGKPLIERGLTLTGEGVKEKGNWWVRIGTPISWIIEKLGNGFVEGLQEVKVLMGGPMMGIPVSSLDTPILKGNNGLTIITEQKRESTNCIRCSYCVHVCPMNLQPYLLDLLSRKKKYDEAAAIGLLDCIECGSCTYICPANVEHVKSIKLAKKVYRTLRGGKK
- a CDS encoding RnfABCDGE type electron transport complex subunit D, with the translated sequence MKLLTTSAPHVRNEDSTRKIMIDVLIALVPAVIGATYFFGLYALVLSVIGMVSAELIELFIMRVLRKDKSFAPNGSAAVTGLLLALNVSAATPWWVLLIGVVFAIAIVKHAFGGLGQNIFNPALAARVFLLISFPTAMTTWYKPITSFTGWYSADVQTTATPLAILKLQGFSKVMESTSYIDLIFGNIGGCIGETSAILLLIGFIYLVLRGRIKVVIPATYILTVLVMASIFYAINPEKFGSPVFHLFAGGLMLGALFMATDMVTSPMTLKGQAIFGLGCGLLTMIIRYFGGYPEGVSLSILLMNALVPMIDRYTQPKIFGRRKS